One genomic window of Candidatus Nitrospira nitrificans includes the following:
- a CDS encoding putative baseplate assembly protein, with protein MPLPLPTLDRLTYDELVAEARGSLPALAPDWTDYNAHDPGITLLELLAWLAEGASYRLDNIPNESYRAFLRLAGVVLRPAQVAETMLVFRTTAAAQLLPNGISVRSNGGKVEFQTTAQLFVSDTRLKTVMRSAGGVYEDLTARSMAKAGIVPLGQQPQPGDALYLGFDRPLAPADTEITLGLWTGNECEDHVTRGRLVAEQTAIDDEAARLCPRGLPPNQPDWRRHYSARTVWEYHAGKGRWHALKDVADETRALTLTGVVRFKVPALDQQATGGVPLSAAAGTYFIRCRLERGGYDCPPRIVHAAINTVAARHAVDVQPLTFCSTGLASQRFELAHKPVAPGSVRITVTLKNGTADGNWQAAPSWDGLGPHTRTCVVDTEAGAVLFGDGRIGRVPAAEAEVSVAYQTGGGSDGNVAAGTLAYPTAPHPTVQIEQPFAACGGADAETLEGAKARAVRELAVPTRAVTLSDFESLALAAPGVPIVRAHAIADYHPAIGCIPVSGSTTVVVLPSCPDERPEPTAPLLATVQRYLERRRLLAGEIHVVGPQYTTVAVSARLQARPGVDRRALVGEARRALDQWFHRLTGGPDGQGWPIGRAVYRAELLALLHDVPGVAYVEEVAWRVDGQAASRCGNIALCRHGLVASGMHEITVNEGSGCHE; from the coding sequence ATGCCGCTGCCGTTACCCACGCTCGACCGGCTCACCTATGATGAACTGGTAGCCGAAGCCCGCGGCAGCCTGCCCGCGCTTGCGCCTGATTGGACGGACTACAACGCGCACGATCCCGGCATTACGCTTCTCGAATTGCTCGCGTGGCTGGCTGAAGGCGCGTCGTATCGCCTCGACAATATTCCCAATGAATCCTATCGCGCATTTCTGCGGCTGGCCGGTGTCGTGTTGCGTCCGGCCCAGGTAGCAGAGACCATGCTGGTGTTTCGCACGACCGCCGCGGCGCAATTACTGCCGAACGGGATATCCGTGCGATCCAACGGTGGGAAGGTCGAGTTTCAAACGACGGCACAGCTGTTCGTCTCCGATACCCGGTTGAAGACGGTCATGAGAAGCGCGGGTGGCGTCTATGAAGATCTCACGGCGCGCAGCATGGCGAAGGCTGGGATAGTGCCGCTCGGCCAACAACCACAGCCGGGAGACGCGCTCTATCTCGGCTTCGACCGTCCGCTTGCGCCGGCGGATACGGAGATCACCCTGGGTCTGTGGACGGGCAATGAATGTGAGGATCATGTCACCCGTGGGCGGTTAGTCGCTGAACAAACGGCCATTGATGACGAAGCGGCACGCTTGTGCCCGCGAGGCTTGCCGCCGAACCAGCCGGACTGGCGTCGGCATTACAGTGCGCGCACGGTCTGGGAATACCACGCAGGCAAAGGACGATGGCATGCGCTGAAAGATGTCGCGGACGAGACGCGAGCCCTCACTCTTACAGGGGTCGTGCGGTTTAAAGTGCCGGCGCTCGATCAACAGGCAACCGGCGGCGTCCCTCTGTCAGCCGCCGCCGGCACATACTTCATTCGCTGCCGACTGGAACGAGGTGGCTACGATTGCCCGCCGCGCATTGTCCATGCCGCCATCAATACGGTCGCCGCACGGCACGCCGTCGATGTGCAGCCACTTACATTTTGCAGCACAGGTCTGGCGAGCCAACGGTTCGAGCTTGCCCACAAACCTGTCGCGCCCGGCAGCGTCAGGATCACGGTGACGTTGAAGAACGGAACAGCGGATGGCAACTGGCAGGCTGCGCCGTCTTGGGATGGCCTGGGACCGCATACCCGAACCTGCGTCGTGGATACGGAGGCCGGCGCCGTGCTATTTGGCGACGGCCGCATCGGGCGCGTGCCCGCTGCCGAGGCGGAGGTCAGTGTCGCATATCAGACGGGTGGCGGAAGTGACGGAAATGTGGCGGCGGGAACGTTGGCTTATCCTACGGCTCCCCACCCGACTGTTCAGATAGAACAGCCGTTCGCGGCTTGCGGGGGGGCGGATGCCGAGACGCTCGAAGGAGCCAAGGCGCGCGCAGTGCGCGAGCTGGCCGTCCCCACCCGCGCGGTCACATTGTCGGACTTCGAATCGCTCGCGCTTGCCGCTCCCGGTGTGCCGATTGTACGCGCGCATGCGATTGCCGACTATCATCCGGCCATAGGCTGCATTCCCGTCAGCGGGAGCACGACCGTGGTCGTCTTGCCATCTTGTCCCGATGAGCGGCCTGAACCGACCGCTCCGTTGCTTGCGACCGTCCAGCGGTATCTGGAACGGCGCCGCCTGCTCGCCGGCGAGATTCATGTCGTCGGCCCGCAGTACACCACCGTCGCCGTCAGCGCGCGCCTGCAGGCCCGTCCCGGGGTGGACCGCCGCGCGCTGGTCGGTGAGGCACGCCGCGCGCTCGATCAGTGGTTTCATCGATTGACGGGCGGGCCGGATGGGCAGGGGTGGCCGATCGGTCGCGCCGTCTATCGCGCGGAATTGCTGGCGTTGCTGCATGACGTGCCGGGTGTGGCGTACGTCGAAGAGGTGGCGTGGCGCGTCGACGGCCAAGCGGCGAGTCGCTGCGGCAACATCGCCCTATGCCGCCACGGTCTGGTGGCGTCCGGAATGCACGAGATTACGGTGAATGAAGGGAGCGGTTGCCATGAATGA
- a CDS encoding PA14 domain-containing protein, which produces MKEFPTHYRVLRDQRRWDDEVVSLSGLAARADGTLQLQGFPDSTVVEESGTLLAGPLDAGEGDIWDRLWVESEIPPETSVSLDVAASHSGDTAIGTLVWKRSPSLDVLLRTLIDGGSRFIWLRITLSSHDGQSTPLLLQVQASTGQPSYLDHLPSIYRRDDAATGFLERWLALFRSELGDWDRALEALPREFDARTVAEADMGNLAAWLALELLARMEKPEQRRLLVDAPVLYRQRGTPAGLREIARRTLGVTLHLFEAFRERRVWRLGEGLGLGLDTALAAATPDGMIVPGFTYADRRLAGLRGDYYEGTKFEILRYTRVDPTIDFNWARQSPLTTVPSQGQFSADNFSVRWSGQVRSRFSETYTFRTISDDGVRLWVGGKKIIENWTDHAVATDAGQIRLDAGRWYPIVLEYYEKGDVALIELHWSSASQRQEIVPEDCLYSVLDETAAFAPEQNDGCGLLEVGHSIVGQGRPLAGEEYGAPLSDDYAHLFTAMVYAAQVPLVSQRQALRDLVETEKPAHTDFQLCLIEPRMRVGAQARVGIDSVVAGPGPAMRLGAAELGGGSYLGGEAPPNFRHGSGRSRAEEASVPLS; this is translated from the coding sequence ATGAAGGAATTTCCGACTCACTATAGAGTGTTGCGCGATCAGCGCCGCTGGGACGATGAGGTAGTGTCGCTATCCGGTCTTGCGGCGCGTGCGGACGGAACGCTGCAATTACAGGGTTTTCCGGATTCAACTGTCGTGGAGGAGTCCGGCACGTTGCTCGCCGGTCCGTTGGACGCAGGTGAAGGCGATATCTGGGACCGCTTGTGGGTTGAATCTGAGATTCCACCCGAGACATCGGTGTCGCTTGACGTTGCGGCGAGCCATAGCGGCGATACAGCCATAGGCACTCTGGTTTGGAAACGATCACCGTCACTCGATGTGTTGCTGCGGACGCTCATTGATGGCGGCAGCCGGTTCATCTGGCTGCGCATCACGCTGAGCAGCCACGATGGCCAGTCGACGCCGCTGCTTCTCCAAGTGCAGGCGTCCACGGGACAGCCGAGCTATTTGGACCACTTGCCATCTATCTATCGACGTGACGATGCGGCTACCGGATTTCTGGAGCGCTGGTTGGCGCTGTTTCGTTCCGAGCTCGGCGATTGGGATCGTGCGTTGGAAGCGCTGCCGCGTGAGTTCGATGCGCGCACGGTCGCCGAGGCCGATATGGGCAACCTCGCGGCATGGCTCGCGTTGGAGTTGCTGGCTCGCATGGAGAAGCCGGAGCAACGGCGGTTGTTGGTTGATGCGCCGGTTCTGTACCGGCAGCGCGGCACCCCGGCCGGCTTGCGTGAAATAGCGCGGCGCACCTTGGGCGTCACTCTGCATCTCTTCGAAGCGTTCCGTGAGCGGCGGGTGTGGCGGTTGGGCGAAGGGTTGGGCTTGGGCCTTGATACGGCGCTCGCCGCGGCCACGCCCGATGGCATGATCGTGCCGGGTTTCACCTATGCCGATCGCCGGCTTGCCGGCTTGCGGGGGGATTATTACGAAGGAACGAAGTTTGAGATCCTGCGCTACACGCGTGTGGATCCGACCATTGATTTTAATTGGGCCAGACAGTCGCCGTTGACCACGGTGCCTTCTCAGGGACAGTTTTCAGCTGATAATTTTTCGGTCCGTTGGAGTGGGCAGGTACGGTCGCGCTTCAGCGAAACCTACACCTTTCGCACCATTTCGGATGATGGTGTGCGGTTGTGGGTCGGCGGCAAGAAAATCATCGAGAATTGGACAGATCACGCAGTTGCGACGGATGCCGGTCAGATCAGGCTGGATGCAGGACGTTGGTATCCGATCGTGCTGGAGTATTACGAAAAAGGCGATGTTGCGCTCATCGAGCTCCATTGGTCGAGCGCGAGCCAGCGCCAGGAAATTGTGCCGGAGGATTGTCTCTATTCGGTGCTGGACGAGACGGCCGCTTTCGCGCCGGAACAGAATGACGGTTGTGGATTGTTGGAAGTGGGTCATTCGATCGTAGGCCAAGGGCGACCTTTGGCCGGCGAGGAGTACGGCGCGCCGCTCTCGGACGACTATGCGCATCTGTTTACGGCGATGGTCTATGCCGCGCAGGTGCCGCTTGTCTCGCAGCGTCAAGCCTTGCGTGATCTGGTTGAGACGGAAAAGCCGGCGCACACCGATTTCCAGCTCTGTCTGATCGAACCACGCATGCGCGTGGGTGCGCAGGCGCGAGTCGGTATCGACAGTGTCGTCGCCGGCCCTGGGCCCGCGATGCGGTTGGGCGCCGCGGAGCTCGGTGGTGGTTCGTATCTGGGTGGAGAAGCGCCACCAAACTTTCGGCACGGTTCCGGCCGCTCACGAGCCGAGGAGGCGTCTGTGCCGCTCAGCTAA